One segment of Ricinus communis isolate WT05 ecotype wild-type chromosome 8, ASM1957865v1, whole genome shotgun sequence DNA contains the following:
- the LOC8264874 gene encoding ABC transporter G family member 28 isoform X2, translated as MNREKDNAHCFLSVSTIFFFAVSLQFQHVCCQKAQQYNRSPAAEELFSQLVFNSFSNFTSVFKKDISKYFGFCITDVDSDWNMAFNFSKDTTFITNCAKKTKGDLTQRICTAAEIKFYFNSFFSRGSKSTHYLQPNKNCNLSSWVSGCEPGWACSVARGQKIDLKNSEIIPSRTTNCATCCEGFFCPHGLTCMIPCPLGAYCPLAKLNKTTGICDPYNYQLPPGKPNHTCGGADIWADILSSREVFCPPGSYCPSGIQKIPCSSGYYCRTGSTTQAGCFRLATCEPKSANQNITAYGILIFAALGFLLIIIYNCSDQVLATREKRQAKTREKAVQSVRETAQAREKWKSAKDIAKKHAIGLQTQLSRTFSRTKSRMHHEPRGTGQAKPGTDAALPPMPGSEKKGKKKEKSNLTQMLHEIETNPESPEGFNLEIGDKNIKKHAPKGKQLHTQSQMFRYAYGQIEKEKAMQEQNKNLTFSGVISMASEIDISKRVTIEIAFKDLTLTLKHKNKHLLRCVTGKLSPGRVSAVMGPSGAGKTTFLSALTGKASGCFVSGMVLVNGKAEPIQAYKKIIGYVPQDDIVHGNLTVEENLWFSARCRLSADLPKPEKVLVVERVIECLGLQAVRDSLVGTVEKRGISGGQRKRVNVGLEMVMEPSLLILDEPTSGLDSSSSLLLLRALRREALEGVNICMVVHQPSYTLFRMFDDLILLAKGGLTVYHGSVKKVEEYFASLGITVPERANPPDYFIDILEGIVKPSGGVNYKQLPIRWMLHNGYPVPMDMLQSADAMEASTSDSTHGARTSDAASESQSFAGDFWQDMKSNVETKKDNINNTFLNSGDLSNRSTPGVFRQYRYFLGRLGKQRLREARTQAVDYLILLLAGICLGTLAKVSDETFGVIGYTYTVIAVSLLCKIAALRSFSLDKLHYWRESASGMSSLAYFLAKDTVDQFNTFVKPLVYLSMFYFFNNPRSTVIDNYVVLICLVYCVSGIAYALAIFFEPGPAQLWSVLLPVVLTLIATRGEDSTFVAELSDLCYTKWALEAFVISNAKRYYGVWLITRCGSLMESGNLQMN; from the exons atgaaCAGAGAGAAGGATAATGCGCATTGTTTTCTCTCTGTATCTaccatctttttctttgcagTGAGTTTACAATTTCAACACGTTTGCTGTCAAAAAGCTCAGCAATATAATAGAAGTCCAGCTGCAGAAGAGCTTTTCTCTCAGCTGGTTTTTAACAGTTTCTCCAATTTCACCTCCGTTTTCAAGAAAGATATCTCCAAATACTTTGGTTTCTGCATAACGGACGT GGATTCGGATTGGAATATGGCATTCAATTTCTCCAAAGATACGACATTCATTACCAATTGTGCCAAGAAAACCAAAG GCGATTTGACGCAACGCATATGCACAGCAGCAGAAATAAAGTTCTACTTCAATAGTTTCTTCTCAAGAGGATCAAAGAGCACCCACTATTTGCAACCTAACAAGAACTGTAATTTGAGCTCTTGGGTTTCTGGATGTGAGCCAGGATGGGCTTGTAGCGTTGCTCGTGGTCAAAAGATTGACCtcaaaaattcagaaattaTACCTTCAAGAACTACTAATTGTGCAACTTGTTGTGAAGGTTTCTTCTGTCCTCATGGGCTTACTTGCATGATTC CATGTCCACTAGGTGCTTACTGCCCACTTGCGAAACTGAATAAAACCACCGGCATATGTGACCC ATACAATTACCAATTGCCTCCTGGGAAGCCAAATCATACTTGTGGTGGGGCTGATATTTGGGCTGATATTTTGAGTAGTAGAGAGGTATTTTGTCCTCCAGGATCATACTGCCCATCCGGAATCCAGAAAATTCCTTGCAGTAGTGG ATATTACTGCAGGACTGGTTCTACTACTCAAGCAG GGTGTTTTCGGTTGGCAACTTGTGAACCAAAATCagcaaatcaaaatatcaCAGCATATGGCATCTTGATTTTT GCTGCATTGGGTTTCCTGCTCATCATTATCTATAATTGTTCTGATCAAGTTCTTGCAACTCGAGAGAAGCGACAAGCAAAAACTAGAGAAAAGGCAGTTCAAAGTGTGAGAGAAACTGCACAAGCACGGGAAAAATGGAAATCTGCAAAAGATATTGCCAAGAAGCATGCAATAGGACTGCAAACTCAATTGTCAAGAACATTTTCTCGTACAAAATCTAGGATGCACCATGAGCCTAGAGGTACAGGTCAAGCTAAACCAGGAACAGATGCTGCCTTACCACCAATGCCTGGttcagaaaagaaaggaaagaaaaaggaaaaaagtaaCCTTACACAGATGCTGCATGAAATTGAGACTAATCCTGAGAGTCCTGAAGGCTTCAATTTGGAGATAGgagataaaaatatcaaaaagcaTGCACCAAAAGGTAAGCAGTTGCATACTCAGAGCCAGATGTTCAGGTACGCATATGGACAGATTGAGAAGGAAAAAGCTATGCAGGAGCAGAATAAGAACTTGACCTTCTCTGGAGTAATCTCAATGGCTAGTGAGATTGATATCAGTAAGCGAGTGACGATTGAGATTGCCTTTAAAGACCTAACCCTCACCTTGAAACACAAAAACAAACATCTATTAAGGTGTGTGACTGGGAAATTATCACCTGGCCGAGTTTCTGCTGTCATGGGTCCATCTGGGGCAGGAAAGACTACATTTCTTTCTGCTTTGACTGGAAAAGCATCTGGGTGCTTTGTGTCTGGGATGGTTCTCGTAAATGGTAAGGCAGAGCCAATTCAAGCTTACAAGAAAATCATCGGGTATGTGCCGCAAGATGACATTGTCCATGGAAACTTGACAGTGGAGGAGAATCTCTGGTTCAGTGCAAGATGCAG ATTGTCTGCTGATCTACCTAAACCAGAAAAGGTTCTAGTTGTTGAAAGAGTCATCGAGTGCTTAGGGCTGCAGGCAGTGCGAGATTCGCTGGTTGGTACAGTGGAGAAGAGAGGAATTTCTGGAGgtcaaagaaaaagagtaaATGTTGGGCTTGAAATGGTTATGGAACCTTCACTTCTTATATTAGATGAACCCACATCTGGCTTGGACAGCTCGTCTTCTCTTTTACTGCTTAGAGCTCTACGGCGTGAAGCTCTTGAGGGAGTAAACATTTGCATGGTTGTTCACCAACCAAG CTATACATTGTTCAGAATGTTCGATGATTTGATACTTCTAGCCAAGGGTGGCCTGACAGTGTATCATGGGTCAGTAAAGAAAGTGGAAGAGTACTTTGCCAGCCTTGGGATTACCGTACCGGAGCGCGCGAATCCTCCGGATTACTTCATCGATATTCTGGAGGGGATTGTAAAACCAAGCGGAGGGGTGAACTATAAACAGCTCCCAATTAGATGGATGCTTCACAATGGCTACCCAGTTCCGATGGATATGCTGCAGAGCGCTGATGCAATGGAGGCATCCACCAGTGATTCAACTCATGGAGCCCGCACCAGTGATGCTGCATCCGAATCACAATCTTTCGCCGGAGACTTTTGGCAGGACATGAAGTCAAATGTGGAGACAAagaaagataatataaataacacTTTCTTAAACTCAGGCGACTTATCCAATCGGTCAACCCCTGGTGTGTTTCGACAGTACAGATATTTCTTAGGGAG GCTTGGCAAACAGCGACTACGAGAAGCAAGGACACAAGCtgtagattatttgattttattactTGCTGGAATCTGCTTAGGAACGTTAGCTAAAGTGAGCGACGAGACTTTCGGAGTGATTGGTTACACGTACACTGTCATTGCAGTCT CTCTTCTGTGCAAAATTGCGGCCTTGAGATCATTTTCTCTGGATAAGTTACATTATTGGAGAGAGAGTGCTTCTGGTATGAGCAGCTTGGCTTATTTTCTAGCCAAGGATACGGTAGATCAGTTTAACACATTTGTCAAGCCACTTGTGTATCTCTCAATGTTCTACTTCTTCAACAATCCAAGGTCAACAGTAATCGACAATTATGTGGTTCTGATCTGTCTGGTTTATTGTGTGAGCGGGATAGCTTATGCTTTAGCCATTTTCTTCGAACCTGGTCCAGCACAACTG TGGTCAGTGCTTCTTCCAGTTGTTTTGACCCTAATAGCAACTCGTGGAGAAGACAGCACGTTTGTTGCAGAACTATCCGACTTGTGTTACACAAAATGGGCACTGGAAGCATTTGTCATATCAAATGCTAAAAG ATATTATGGTGTATGGCTGATAACACGGTGCGGATCGCTCATGGAAAGCGG AAACTTACAAATGAACTGA
- the LOC8264873 gene encoding ATPase GET3B, with translation MAMAALFHRVSKTQKFNLFHRINTSFAVMSSPMQRTPIGVPFQVRSVVIPADGVAGFDEMIAGTHRKYYMLGGKGGVGKTSCAASLAVKFANHGHPTIVVSTDPAHSLSDSFAQDLTGGSLVPVQGVDSPLFALEINPEKARQEFDTISQKSGGNGVKDLMDGMGLGMLADQLAELKLGELMDTPPPGVNEAIAISKVMNFVESQEYNKFTRIVFDTAPTGHTLLLLSLPDFMDASIGKMMKLKKKLASATSAFKSMFGKQAEQDNSENVKDKLGELRERMARIRDLFRNANTTEFVIVTIPTVMAVNESSRLHASLRKETVPVRRLVINQVLPPSASGCKFCATKIKDQKRALEIIQNDPELGSLRLIQAPLVDVEIRGVPALKFMGDMVWR, from the exons ATGGCGATGGCAGCTCTGTTCCACCGTGTGTCCAAAACCCAAAAATTTAATCTGTTTCATAGGATCAATACAAGTTTTGCTGTTATGTCATCTCCAATGCAGAGAACACCCATTGGAGTTCCATTCCAAG TGAGGTCAGTAGTGATTCCAGCTGATGGTGTTGCTGGTTTTGATGAGATGATTGCCGGGACGCATCGCAAGTACTACATGTTAGGTGGAAAAGGAGGTGTTGGAAAAACAAGCTGTGCTGCTTCCCTGGCTGTAAAATTTGCCAACCATGGCCACCCTACAATAGTGGTCTCAACTGATCCTGCTCACTCCTTGAGTGACTCTTTTGCCCAG GATTTAACAGGAGGTTCGCTTGTTCCTGTTCAGGGAGTCGATTCCCCACTGTTTGCACTTGAG ATAAACCCTGAGAAAGCTAGACAAGAATTCGACACTATTAGTCAAAAGTCTGGCGGCAATGGTGTCAAAGACTTAATGGATGGGATGGGCCTTGGCATGCTTGCGGACCAG CTTGCAGAATTAAAACTAGGAGAGTTGATGGATACCCCTCCACCTGGTGTGAATGAAGCTATAGCAATTTCCAAG gttatgaattttgttgagTCCCAAGAATATAATAAGTTCACTAGGATAGTGTTTGACACTGCACCAACG GGTCATACACTTCTGCTCCTATCCCTGCCTGACTTCATGGATGCGTCTATTGGAAAAATGATGAAG TTGAAAAAGAAGCTAGCTTCTGCAACTTCAGCATTCAAGTCTATGTTTGGTAAACAAGCAGAACAAGATAAT TCTGAAAATGTGAAGGACAAACTGGGGGAATTGAGAGAGAGGATGGCTAGAATACGAGACCTTTTCCGTAACGCAAACACCACTGAGTTTGTTATAGTAACAATTCCAACG GTAATGGCAGTAAATGAGTCATCGAGGTTGCATGCATCCTTGAGGAAGGAAACCGTTCCCGTTAGGAGGCTTGTTATCAATCAGGTTCTCCCTCCATCTGCATCAGGTTGCAAGTTCTGTGCAACGAAAATAAAG GATCAAAAACGTGCACTTGAAATCATCCAGAATGATCCAGAGCTCGGCAGTTTGAGATTGATCCAGGCACCCTTAGTTGATGTGGAGATAAGAGGTGTTCCAGCTCTTAAATTTATGGGTGATATGGTCTGGAGATAA
- the LOC8264874 gene encoding ABC transporter G family member 28 isoform X1, giving the protein MNREKDNAHCFLSVSTIFFFAVSLQFQHVCCQKAQQYNRSPAAEELFSQLVFNSFSNFTSVFKKDISKYFGFCITDVDSDWNMAFNFSKDTTFITNCAKKTKGDLTQRICTAAEIKFYFNSFFSRGSKSTHYLQPNKNCNLSSWVSGCEPGWACSVARGQKIDLKNSEIIPSRTTNCATCCEGFFCPHGLTCMIPCPLGAYCPLAKLNKTTGICDPYNYQLPPGKPNHTCGGADIWADILSSREVFCPPGSYCPSGIQKIPCSSGYYCRTGSTTQAGCFRLATCEPKSANQNITAYGILIFAALGFLLIIIYNCSDQVLATREKRQAKTREKAVQSVRETAQAREKWKSAKDIAKKHAIGLQTQLSRTFSRTKSRMHHEPRGTGQAKPGTDAALPPMPGSEKKGKKKEKSNLTQMLHEIETNPESPEGFNLEIGDKNIKKHAPKGKQLHTQSQMFRYAYGQIEKEKAMQEQNKNLTFSGVISMASEIDISKRVTIEIAFKDLTLTLKHKNKHLLRCVTGKLSPGRVSAVMGPSGAGKTTFLSALTGKASGCFVSGMVLVNGKAEPIQAYKKIIGYVPQDDIVHGNLTVEENLWFSARCRLSADLPKPEKVLVVERVIECLGLQAVRDSLVGTVEKRGISGGQRKRVNVGLEMVMEPSLLILDEPTSGLDSSSSLLLLRALRREALEGVNICMVVHQPSYTLFRMFDDLILLAKGGLTVYHGSVKKVEEYFASLGITVPERANPPDYFIDILEGIVKPSGGVNYKQLPIRWMLHNGYPVPMDMLQSADAMEASTSDSTHGARTSDAASESQSFAGDFWQDMKSNVETKKDNINNTFLNSGDLSNRSTPGVFRQYRYFLGRLGKQRLREARTQAVDYLILLLAGICLGTLAKVSDETFGVIGYTYTVIAVSLLCKIAALRSFSLDKLHYWRESASGMSSLAYFLAKDTVDQFNTFVKPLVYLSMFYFFNNPRSTVIDNYVVLICLVYCVSGIAYALAIFFEPGPAQLWSVLLPVVLTLIATRGEDSTFVAELSDLCYTKWALEAFVISNAKRYYGVWLITRCGSLMESGYDLSHWYRCLVFLFVFGLASRIIAYIIMITLHKK; this is encoded by the exons atgaaCAGAGAGAAGGATAATGCGCATTGTTTTCTCTCTGTATCTaccatctttttctttgcagTGAGTTTACAATTTCAACACGTTTGCTGTCAAAAAGCTCAGCAATATAATAGAAGTCCAGCTGCAGAAGAGCTTTTCTCTCAGCTGGTTTTTAACAGTTTCTCCAATTTCACCTCCGTTTTCAAGAAAGATATCTCCAAATACTTTGGTTTCTGCATAACGGACGT GGATTCGGATTGGAATATGGCATTCAATTTCTCCAAAGATACGACATTCATTACCAATTGTGCCAAGAAAACCAAAG GCGATTTGACGCAACGCATATGCACAGCAGCAGAAATAAAGTTCTACTTCAATAGTTTCTTCTCAAGAGGATCAAAGAGCACCCACTATTTGCAACCTAACAAGAACTGTAATTTGAGCTCTTGGGTTTCTGGATGTGAGCCAGGATGGGCTTGTAGCGTTGCTCGTGGTCAAAAGATTGACCtcaaaaattcagaaattaTACCTTCAAGAACTACTAATTGTGCAACTTGTTGTGAAGGTTTCTTCTGTCCTCATGGGCTTACTTGCATGATTC CATGTCCACTAGGTGCTTACTGCCCACTTGCGAAACTGAATAAAACCACCGGCATATGTGACCC ATACAATTACCAATTGCCTCCTGGGAAGCCAAATCATACTTGTGGTGGGGCTGATATTTGGGCTGATATTTTGAGTAGTAGAGAGGTATTTTGTCCTCCAGGATCATACTGCCCATCCGGAATCCAGAAAATTCCTTGCAGTAGTGG ATATTACTGCAGGACTGGTTCTACTACTCAAGCAG GGTGTTTTCGGTTGGCAACTTGTGAACCAAAATCagcaaatcaaaatatcaCAGCATATGGCATCTTGATTTTT GCTGCATTGGGTTTCCTGCTCATCATTATCTATAATTGTTCTGATCAAGTTCTTGCAACTCGAGAGAAGCGACAAGCAAAAACTAGAGAAAAGGCAGTTCAAAGTGTGAGAGAAACTGCACAAGCACGGGAAAAATGGAAATCTGCAAAAGATATTGCCAAGAAGCATGCAATAGGACTGCAAACTCAATTGTCAAGAACATTTTCTCGTACAAAATCTAGGATGCACCATGAGCCTAGAGGTACAGGTCAAGCTAAACCAGGAACAGATGCTGCCTTACCACCAATGCCTGGttcagaaaagaaaggaaagaaaaaggaaaaaagtaaCCTTACACAGATGCTGCATGAAATTGAGACTAATCCTGAGAGTCCTGAAGGCTTCAATTTGGAGATAGgagataaaaatatcaaaaagcaTGCACCAAAAGGTAAGCAGTTGCATACTCAGAGCCAGATGTTCAGGTACGCATATGGACAGATTGAGAAGGAAAAAGCTATGCAGGAGCAGAATAAGAACTTGACCTTCTCTGGAGTAATCTCAATGGCTAGTGAGATTGATATCAGTAAGCGAGTGACGATTGAGATTGCCTTTAAAGACCTAACCCTCACCTTGAAACACAAAAACAAACATCTATTAAGGTGTGTGACTGGGAAATTATCACCTGGCCGAGTTTCTGCTGTCATGGGTCCATCTGGGGCAGGAAAGACTACATTTCTTTCTGCTTTGACTGGAAAAGCATCTGGGTGCTTTGTGTCTGGGATGGTTCTCGTAAATGGTAAGGCAGAGCCAATTCAAGCTTACAAGAAAATCATCGGGTATGTGCCGCAAGATGACATTGTCCATGGAAACTTGACAGTGGAGGAGAATCTCTGGTTCAGTGCAAGATGCAG ATTGTCTGCTGATCTACCTAAACCAGAAAAGGTTCTAGTTGTTGAAAGAGTCATCGAGTGCTTAGGGCTGCAGGCAGTGCGAGATTCGCTGGTTGGTACAGTGGAGAAGAGAGGAATTTCTGGAGgtcaaagaaaaagagtaaATGTTGGGCTTGAAATGGTTATGGAACCTTCACTTCTTATATTAGATGAACCCACATCTGGCTTGGACAGCTCGTCTTCTCTTTTACTGCTTAGAGCTCTACGGCGTGAAGCTCTTGAGGGAGTAAACATTTGCATGGTTGTTCACCAACCAAG CTATACATTGTTCAGAATGTTCGATGATTTGATACTTCTAGCCAAGGGTGGCCTGACAGTGTATCATGGGTCAGTAAAGAAAGTGGAAGAGTACTTTGCCAGCCTTGGGATTACCGTACCGGAGCGCGCGAATCCTCCGGATTACTTCATCGATATTCTGGAGGGGATTGTAAAACCAAGCGGAGGGGTGAACTATAAACAGCTCCCAATTAGATGGATGCTTCACAATGGCTACCCAGTTCCGATGGATATGCTGCAGAGCGCTGATGCAATGGAGGCATCCACCAGTGATTCAACTCATGGAGCCCGCACCAGTGATGCTGCATCCGAATCACAATCTTTCGCCGGAGACTTTTGGCAGGACATGAAGTCAAATGTGGAGACAAagaaagataatataaataacacTTTCTTAAACTCAGGCGACTTATCCAATCGGTCAACCCCTGGTGTGTTTCGACAGTACAGATATTTCTTAGGGAG GCTTGGCAAACAGCGACTACGAGAAGCAAGGACACAAGCtgtagattatttgattttattactTGCTGGAATCTGCTTAGGAACGTTAGCTAAAGTGAGCGACGAGACTTTCGGAGTGATTGGTTACACGTACACTGTCATTGCAGTCT CTCTTCTGTGCAAAATTGCGGCCTTGAGATCATTTTCTCTGGATAAGTTACATTATTGGAGAGAGAGTGCTTCTGGTATGAGCAGCTTGGCTTATTTTCTAGCCAAGGATACGGTAGATCAGTTTAACACATTTGTCAAGCCACTTGTGTATCTCTCAATGTTCTACTTCTTCAACAATCCAAGGTCAACAGTAATCGACAATTATGTGGTTCTGATCTGTCTGGTTTATTGTGTGAGCGGGATAGCTTATGCTTTAGCCATTTTCTTCGAACCTGGTCCAGCACAACTG TGGTCAGTGCTTCTTCCAGTTGTTTTGACCCTAATAGCAACTCGTGGAGAAGACAGCACGTTTGTTGCAGAACTATCCGACTTGTGTTACACAAAATGGGCACTGGAAGCATTTGTCATATCAAATGCTAAAAG ATATTATGGTGTATGGCTGATAACACGGTGCGGATCGCTCATGGAAAGCGGGTATGATCTCAGTCATTGGTATCGTTGTTTGGTATTCCTCTTTGTTTTCGGCTTAGCTAGTCGAATCATTGCCTACATTATTATGATTACCTTACATAAGAAATAA